The window CGCTGGGCCGGGCCGGTAGGACGGGCGCGCGGCGCTTCGCCGCCGGTTTCGATGCCGAGCAGGGCGCGGAAGGCGTCGATGGTCTGCGGACGGTCCTGGGCCAGCACGGCCAGGCCTTTGTCGATGGCCGCCAGAAATTCCAGGCTGTAGCCGGGCAGGCCGCGTTCGGCCAGCGGCTTGACCGGATCGCGCACCATGCGCGCGATCGAAGTCGCGGGCGGTTCCTTGATGATGGCAAAAAACATCACCGCGGCCAGCGCGTAGATGTCGGTGTACGGGCCCTGGTCGAGCGAGGCGTCGCCGGCGTACTGTTCCACCGGCGCGTAGCCCGGTTTCAGGATCACGGTCAGGCCGCGCGTGCGGTCGCCAATGATCTGGCGCGCCGAGCCGAAGTCGAGCAGCACGGCGTCGCCGCTTTCCTGCACGATGATGTTGTCCGGTGACACATCGCGGTGCAGGATTTTCATGGTGTACAGCATCTCGAGGGCGTCGAGAATCTGCTTCATCACCTTCTTGCACCACACTTCCGTCACCAGTTCCGGACTCTGGGTGACGATATCCTTGATGGTGCGGCCATCGTAATACTGCATGGCCGTGTAGGCGGTGCGGTTCTGTTCCCAGAAACGGTGCACTTTGACCAGCGACGGGTGGTCGAACTGGGCCAGGAAGCGCGCTTCGTTGATGAAGCTTTTCAGCCCCACGTTGAAGGTTTCCTGATGCCGTTCGGCGCGCACCAGGATGCTGTTGTCGCTGGCGCGCGTGGCCAGCACGCCCGGCATGTATTCTTTCAGGGCCACGCTGCGCTGCAGCGAATGGTCGAACGCCATGTAGACGATGCCGAAGCCGCCTTCACCGAGCACGCCGGTGATTTCAAAGTCGGCCAGCCTGGTGCCGATCGGCAGGCAGTTCTCGGAGCCGGGGGCGAGCGCGTTCATACGATCTCTCTCTCGACGCGGATGGCGTACGCGGAGAAATTGTCGCGTACCTTGTCGGTGCCTTCCATGGCCGCCTCGGCCAGCGCGCACATGGCGGTCAGCCATTGCTCGCTGTTGCCCGATTCGGCCAGGGTGCGTTCCATCTCGTCTTCGTGCACCCATTCCCACAAGCCATCGCTGCACACCAGCAAGGCGTCGCCGTCGAGCAGCTGGACCGGGCCGTCGCCGAGCGCGACCGGGGTTTCGCCTTCCGCGCCAACGGCGGCGAACAGGATGTTGCGCTGGGGATGGCTGCGCAGCTGGTCGGCGCGCGCGTAGCCGGCGTCGATCAGTTGCTGGGTCAGGCTGTGGTCGCGCGTGACGCTGACCAGCTTGGCGTCGCGGAACAGGTAGATGCGCGTATCGCCCAGATGCGCCCATAAAGCATGGGCATTGGCCTGGTCCACCAGCAAGGCGGCCACGGTGGCGCTCATGTCATGGTTTTGCGCTTGAATCTGTTTGTTTTTCGCAACACTTGCGATGGCATGGGCCGTGTAGGACAGCAAAGCATGGGCGCCGAAAGCCGGCACGCTGGCAAATTTCTCCAGCATCGACTCGACCACGATGTTCGCGGCGACCTCGCCGCCCTCGTGTCCGCCGGCGCCATCGGCAATGATGAAGCAGGAAATATCGCCGTGCTGGGCCTCGCCGACGGCGTCCTGATTGCTGGCCCGCATGCCGATTTCGCTGATGCGGGTCCAGGCCAGGCGGATCGGATTGCGCTCAACCATTGCTGATGCCGGCGGCATTCGAACGCTCGACTTCTTTCTCATACGCTGCCAGGAAAGCGGGGCCGAAGATGGTCTTGAACTGGTCTTTCGCTTCCGCTTCGGCCGTGTGGTAAGCCTGCTTGTACGTCTTCCAGATCTCGGCCTGGCGGCGCGAGGGAATCAGGGTTCCCATCATGCCGCCGCCCGACACTTCCGCCTCGAACAGCTCGGGCTTCAGGCG of the Massilia violaceinigra genome contains:
- a CDS encoding serine/threonine-protein kinase, yielding MNALAPGSENCLPIGTRLADFEITGVLGEGGFGIVYMAFDHSLQRSVALKEYMPGVLATRASDNSILVRAERHQETFNVGLKSFINEARFLAQFDHPSLVKVHRFWEQNRTAYTAMQYYDGRTIKDIVTQSPELVTEVWCKKVMKQILDALEMLYTMKILHRDVSPDNIIVQESGDAVLLDFGSARQIIGDRTRGLTVILKPGYAPVEQYAGDASLDQGPYTDIYALAAVMFFAIIKEPPATSIARMVRDPVKPLAERGLPGYSLEFLAAIDKGLAVLAQDRPQTIDAFRALLGIETGGEAPRARPTGPAQRFATVDRLPDAAVAATAAAPAGAAAASAAKAPVTDPVKPNLSKSAGGSSRQDPQARSSRRPKPETADKPAKSAKPAGKGLPPWTGIAASGVVMVAAIAVGLYSLLSKPSDTIMVAPAQPAIADASALPPPPPAPVPVAATPAETPVPGETVVATPAVPGEAVAATDVLADPVTDAARDAAPETFNYKLSIKPWGTIYVDGKEAGVTPPLKKLTLPAGKHKIRIANPGFQDFQLSLDTSKNKSRTIEHDFTAQPK
- a CDS encoding PP2C family protein-serine/threonine phosphatase, with translation MVERNPIRLAWTRISEIGMRASNQDAVGEAQHGDISCFIIADGAGGHEGGEVAANIVVESMLEKFASVPAFGAHALLSYTAHAIASVAKNKQIQAQNHDMSATVAALLVDQANAHALWAHLGDTRIYLFRDAKLVSVTRDHSLTQQLIDAGYARADQLRSHPQRNILFAAVGAEGETPVALGDGPVQLLDGDALLVCSDGLWEWVHEDEMERTLAESGNSEQWLTAMCALAEAAMEGTDKVRDNFSAYAIRVEREIV